The DNA region GTTCAAGGGATTGCTGCTGGGGCTGTTTTTCATCAGTGTCGGCATGGGCGCCAATTTGAGTCTGCTACTGAGTGCGCCGATCACGGTGCTGGGTCTGACCTTATTGCTGATCGCAATCAAATTACCGCTGCTGTTTGCTGTCGGTCGGCTGGCCGGTGGCTTGGGCAAGGTCAGTGCCATTCGCCTCGGCATCGTGCTGGCGGCCGGTGGTGAATTTGCGTTTGTAGTGTTCAAGATCGGCCGCGACCAGGGACTGTTCGAGCCGCGCCTGTACGACTTGCTGGTGCTGACCATCACCTTGTCCATGGCGGTGACGCCGCTGCTGTTGCTGGTGTGCGCACGACTGGTCAGCCCCAAGGTTCAACCGGTGGTTGTGCCGGAGAAATTCCGCGAGATCCATACCGACACGCCGCGCGTGGTGATCGCCGGCATGGGCCGTATGGGGCAGATCGTTGCGCGGATTTTGCGCGCGCAAAACATCAAGTTCGTCGCCCTCGACACCTCGGTGGAAACCATCGAACTGTCGCGCAGCTTCGGCGGTGTGCCGGTGTTCTACGGCGACCCGATGCGCCCGGAGATCCTCAGCGCGGCCAAGGTCGAGCAGGCGGAATACTTTGTCATCGCCACCGACGACCCGGACACCAATATCAAGACCGCCGAGTTGGTGCACAAACTCTACCCGCACATCAAAATCATTGCCCGGGCGCGTAACCGTCAGCATGTGCATCGCTTGGTGGACCTTGGCGCCGAGGCCATTCGGGAAACCTATTATTCGAGTCTGGAAATGAGCCGGCGCACCCTGGTCGGCCTGGGGCTGACCCAGGCCCAGGCCGATGCGCGGATCAAACGCTTCAAGCATCACGACGAGCAGGTGCTGGAAGCCCAGCATGCGATTTATGACGATGCGGCGAAGGTATTGCAGACGGCGCAGGAAGCCCGGGCAGAACTGGCGAGGTTGTTTGAGGCGGATCAGTTGGAAGAAGAATCAGGTAAGCGTTGAGGCGACTGTTAGGGCCTCATCGCGGGCAAGTCCGCTCCCACATTGGTTCTTTAGTGAACACAGAATGTGTGTACGACTGAGATCAAGTGTGGGAGCGGGCTTGCTCGCGAAGAACGATAACGCGGTATTTCAGGCAAACCAGAATTTCCAAGGAACTCACTATGGCTGACCAACCCCCCGCCCTAAAAGAAATCTTCA from Pseudomonas sp. ACM7 includes:
- a CDS encoding monovalent cation:proton antiporter-2 (CPA2) family protein, producing MPHEGNLLQAAVVFLFAAVLTVPLAKRLQLGAVLGYLFAGVIIGPSVLGLIGNPQSVSHISELGVVLLLFIIGLELSPRRLWVMRKSVFGVGLAQVLLTGSVIGVLALFVFGQPLNSAIVLGLGLALSSTAFGLQSLAERKELTSPHGRLAFAILLFQDIAAIPLIAMVPLLAGGDHTSSAGEGLNHGLRVLGSIAVVVIGGRYLLRPVFRVVAKTGLPEVSTATALLVVIGTAWLMDLVGVSMALGAFLAGLLLADSEYRHELEAQIEPFKGLLLGLFFISVGMGANLSLLLSAPITVLGLTLLLIAIKLPLLFAVGRLAGGLGKVSAIRLGIVLAAGGEFAFVVFKIGRDQGLFEPRLYDLLVLTITLSMAVTPLLLLVCARLVSPKVQPVVVPEKFREIHTDTPRVVIAGMGRMGQIVARILRAQNIKFVALDTSVETIELSRSFGGVPVFYGDPMRPEILSAAKVEQAEYFVIATDDPDTNIKTAELVHKLYPHIKIIARARNRQHVHRLVDLGAEAIRETYYSSLEMSRRTLVGLGLTQAQADARIKRFKHHDEQVLEAQHAIYDDAAKVLQTAQEARAELARLFEADQLEEESGKR